The DNA segment AGGTCTTCTTCTCCTTTTTGTCCGCCACCAGCTCAATTCCGACCATGAAGCCAATCTGACGAATCTCTCCGACATGTCGCCACCGTTTCCATAGCGCCAGCCCTTTCTTTAGAAAGTCGATCTTTTTTTGAAGCTTCGCCAGAACCTTTTCTTTTTTGAATACCTCCAGGCTGGCAATCGCGGCAGCGCATCCGAGAGGATTACCTGTGTAGCTGTGGCCGTGGAAGAAGGTCTTAAATTCCGAATATTCTCCAAGGAAGGCGTCATAGATCTCTTGTGTGGTCAAGGTTGCCGCGAGAGGCAGGTAGCCGCCCGTAAGGCCTTTTGATATCGCCATCAGATCCGGGGTGACACCCTCATGTTCACAGGCAAACATCCTCCCCGTTCGCCCAAAACCGGTCGCAACCTCGTCTGCGATCATGAGAATGTTATAGCGGGTGCAGAGTGCCCGGATACGTTCAAGATAATACGGTGGACTGGTAATCATTCCTGCGGCGGCCTGCACCAATGGTTCAATAACCAGGCCGGCTGTTTCTGCGGCATGTTTTTTCATGCAGGCTTCTACCTCATCCAAACAGGCAACCTTGCAGGAAGGGTGAGAAAGTGATAGGGGACAGCGGTAACAGCTTGGCGGGGGCACCCTGATTGTCTTAAAGAGGAGGGGCTGGTATGCCCGATGGAAGAGGTCGATGCCCCCAAGGCTGACAGAGCCAAGGGTGTCTCCATGATAAGCCCGATCAAAGACCATAAACTTTTTCTTTTTTCGGTCCTTCTTTTTCTGGTTCTGCCAATAGCTGTAGGCGATTTTCACGGCCACTTCAACCGCAGTCGACCCGTTGTCTGAATAAAAGACCTTTGTCAGCTTTCCGGGGGGAGCTTCTCCACTGGGTGCGATCTGAAGAAGTTTTTCAGCAAGTTCTATTGCAGGGAGGTTTGACAGACCCAGCAGAGTGCTGTGTGAAATCTTTCCGATCTGGCGGATTAAGGCGTCATTAATTGTCTTATTGCGATGGCCGTGGAGATTGACCCAAATCGACGAGTTTCCATCGAGAAATTTCTTGCCATTCAGATCGGTCAGTGTGACCCCGTTTCCTTCGACGATGATGGTTGGGTCTTCTTCTTCCCACTCCTTCATCTGAGTAAAAGGATGCCAGATAAAGGTCCGTCCCTTCCTGGCCCATTCCTTTTTTTTGTCCATAAGTTATTTTTCCTGAGTTGGGAATGAATATGAAAGTTACATGTAACGATTCAGGTTGCCTGGATTTCCTTCAGGGCAAGGCGCGAGGAGCATAGAACCGCAGCGTATGGGTACATACGTGAGGATTCGAGCACCGGAGCAACGCCACCCTGGAGGAAAAGACGGGCAAGATGGATTGTTACATCGCTTTACAATATTAAAATCGCTATAGTATAATGTCAAAACTTGAATAAAGAAAGAAGGATTTCTTGAATAACAACGATAAGTTAGGGATCAAGCGCCTGATTTTTCCTGCCTTCCTGATCTTTGCGGGGGTGATTATCGGCATCGTCCTGGTCTCTGAGTTTCATTCCATTCCGCCTGGCCAGGCTGTCGATGAGGCCCTTAGAATAAAACCGCCCTCTATTGACGGCACACAGCAGGCCTTTGTTGCAATATCGAAATCGGTCACGCCGGCTGTCGTCAATATCTCTACGTCACGGACAAGGAAGAAAGGGGACGATTCATCGGGTTTTCCCTTTAATGATCCCTTCTTCAAGCGTTTTTTCGGTGGCAACCCGAAGGAAAGGCGAGAAGTTCCAAAAGAAAGAAGGTCTCAGAGTCTCGGTTCCGGGGTGATCGTTGATCCCAGCGGTTTGATTGTAACGAATAATCACGTGATAGAAAAGGCAGACGAGATCAGGGTTCTTTTGTCCGATAAACGAGAATTCATCGGAAAGGTAGTAGGGACTGATCCAAAAAGTGATTTGGCCGTCATCCGGATCGATGCAAACAATCTTCCAACCGTTGCCTGGGGGGATTCCAGTCAACTTCAGGTCGGAGAATACATCCTGGCCATTGGCAGCCCCTTTGGGTTCACGCAGACGGTGACAATGGGCATCGTCTCGGCAATCGGCAGGGCAAATGTCGGCCTGACAGACTACGAAGATTTTATCCAGACGGATGCTGCGATTAATCCGGGGAATTCCGGAGGCGCGATGGTCAATATCCAGGGTAAACTGGTCGGAATTAATACGGCAATCTTTACCCGGAGTGGGGGATATATGGGGATCGGGTTTGCGGTTCCTAGTAATATGGTCAAGTCTGTCGTAGACAGTCTTGTGACAAATGGGAAGGTTGTCCGAGGGTGGCTGGGCGTAGCGATCCAGGATATCACCTCACAACTGGCCAGAGGCTTTGGCCTGAAGGAGGTAAAAGGTGCCCTGGTGAGTGAGGTCATATCGAATAGCCCTGCAGAGCGAGCAGGGTTCAAAAGAGGCGATGTGATTATCACATTTATGGGGCAGGCCGTCGAGAATTCAGCCAAACTGAGAAATATTGTTGCAAGGGCAGAAGTCGGAAGCCGTGGAAAGGTTCAAGTGATTCGGAACAAGGAGGAAGTTGATCTGGATGTCATCATTGAGACCCAGCCAAAGGATATGTTTGCCAGAGGACGGGGAGAAGGAAAGTCGATTCCGAGTAAAAGTCTGGCTGGAATCGAGGTAGAGAAGCTTACTACAGATCTTGCGCTCCAACTTGGTTTAGACCGTGAGGAACGAGGTGTCGTCGTCATGCGCGTCGAACCGGGGAGTTCTGCGGAAGAAGCCGGCCTGCGTCGGGGCGACCTCATTATGGAGGTAAATCATGGATCAATTCACGATTTACAAGACTATGAAGAAAAACTTTCTGCGAGGCCGGACAATCAGGCAATATTGCTTTTAATCCGTCGGCAAGAGAGAACCTTATTTCTGACGCTGACACCGTGAAAATGCTATTTTGGGGGTGGAGGATGGCACTTAGGTTGGAGACCATCAAGCCAGCAAGTTACAATAAACTTAAGGTATTAAATACAATATTTAATGATAAGATAATGACATATAAAAA comes from the Candidatus Manganitrophaceae bacterium genome and includes:
- the bioA gene encoding adenosylmethionine--8-amino-7-oxononanoate transaminase, producing MDKKKEWARKGRTFIWHPFTQMKEWEEEDPTIIVEGNGVTLTDLNGKKFLDGNSSIWVNLHGHRNKTINDALIRQIGKISHSTLLGLSNLPAIELAEKLLQIAPSGEAPPGKLTKVFYSDNGSTAVEVAVKIAYSYWQNQKKKDRKKKKFMVFDRAYHGDTLGSVSLGGIDLFHRAYQPLLFKTIRVPPPSCYRCPLSLSHPSCKVACLDEVEACMKKHAAETAGLVIEPLVQAAAGMITSPPYYLERIRALCTRYNILMIADEVATGFGRTGRMFACEHEGVTPDLMAISKGLTGGYLPLAATLTTQEIYDAFLGEYSEFKTFFHGHSYTGNPLGCAAAIASLEVFKKEKVLAKLQKKIDFLKKGLALWKRWRHVGEIRQIGFMVGIELVADKKEKKTYAPEERIGWHVCLEAKKRGVLLRPLGNVIVLLPPLSISLRDLNRLIQVTGESIRAVTLRKKS
- a CDS encoding DegQ family serine endoprotease; translation: MNNNDKLGIKRLIFPAFLIFAGVIIGIVLVSEFHSIPPGQAVDEALRIKPPSIDGTQQAFVAISKSVTPAVVNISTSRTRKKGDDSSGFPFNDPFFKRFFGGNPKERREVPKERRSQSLGSGVIVDPSGLIVTNNHVIEKADEIRVLLSDKREFIGKVVGTDPKSDLAVIRIDANNLPTVAWGDSSQLQVGEYILAIGSPFGFTQTVTMGIVSAIGRANVGLTDYEDFIQTDAAINPGNSGGAMVNIQGKLVGINTAIFTRSGGYMGIGFAVPSNMVKSVVDSLVTNGKVVRGWLGVAIQDITSQLARGFGLKEVKGALVSEVISNSPAERAGFKRGDVIITFMGQAVENSAKLRNIVARAEVGSRGKVQVIRNKEEVDLDVIIETQPKDMFARGRGEGKSIPSKSLAGIEVEKLTTDLALQLGLDREERGVVVMRVEPGSSAEEAGLRRGDLIMEVNHGSIHDLQDYEEKLSARPDNQAILLLIRRQERTLFLTLTP